Sequence from the Paralichthys olivaceus isolate ysfri-2021 chromosome 1, ASM2471397v2, whole genome shotgun sequence genome:
AATCATACCGAGGAATACCAAAAATCCCCAATTTTGGTTTTACTCATCTGCTTTCACTATGATTGAGAGCATTTAGTTTAATTACGTTAATTAAGTTTTCTGCAATTGGCTTTTTCGGTGAAGTAAAACAAAAGCACAACCTGTCTCCAGCCAATGTTTCTTATGGCTAATAATAAAGACTTTAATGAGTTGTGAAGGGCTGTAGGCCCTTTAAAATAATATCAGCTTTTTCAGTCAAAGGCTACTCTTTCATTTTCcctataatttatttatttgtagtttCTTAGTTGCTTCCAAGAAAAGTCATGTAATTGGCAATGGAACTCTTCCTCTAAGTATCTGTTCAGTTTCACTTCATACGATTCGAATTCCTGACTTGATCTATTGTAATAAAACTGTACATGTGAATTTTTATAGCAGAGAATGTGCAGAGCTGGAGGATGAGGTGCCACATTTTCAACATCTGGACGATCTGCAGTGGGTCCTCATGGTCCATCTCTCGGTGTAGTGATCACGCCACATTTATCCCTGCTACAACCTTTCCTAACCGACAAGTGCACATGTTGACCCTTTGCATTCTAATCTGTgatgtatacatatatgtgtgtccTAGCTCTGTGAAACAAGGGGTGATAATGTGTCAAGGGAAAGACATCTGCAGCCTCTCAGTGCTGTTCAGTCTCGGGGGTCTGCGTGAATGTGAAGGTCAGAGCTTCGTTTGGAACAGTTCTAGCGATGCACTCGCAGGAATGTTGGACCGGAACCCCCTGCATCGGCCTTCTCATGTCCCAATCATCTAGCATTGAACACAGATGGAGCTAAAGCCTCAGCCTCCTCTGATGGCTTTAGGGCTGCTCTGTGGTGCGGGGTGAGCCAACAAATATGAGCTTAACCAAGCAGGAATGTTGCCTGGCACCCTgtctgccctttttttttttgttgttgatgggACGAGGGGGCGTCATAACTAGGGGAATGTAGCAAGAGGAGGGGAGGCTCTAATGAGACCCTATAATCACTTAACAGAGACCAGgtgctctgtgtctgtgcagcacCACTCTCCAGACAATAGAATGTCACTTTCAGTTTACAAGAGCCACGAGCAAAGGTCCGGACAAGGTCTAGATTTTGTATGCAAAAAGTTTATTGAATGACAACGGTATTGCTTtgacacaaataaaatagaacacatttacaaatatatataaaaaagattTCCTATTACCACAGTTTGCAAAAGGATAATGACAAATAGCTACAATGCCCATATATATTTCTTCCTGTACAAAAATAGTTCTATCTGCATAAGTACTTTAATGTAACCtctatataatattttaaataaaggaattcatatatacatatacctgcaataaaaacaaatatagatTGCACGTGTTTTTGTACAAACAATAACAATTTCAAGTATATTTCAATCCATCATGGATTGGCACATATATCTCACAGAATCTAAGGCATTTTCCATTATACAGTGTCCAAAACTTGATATAAACCGATAGCTTCAGAGCTCTGTAGCCTATCATCCGGTTTGGCATATTATGATGAAGATGTCTTTTCCTGATGATTCATTTGACCCTAAGTCCAAATGGAAAAGTGCAGACAAGAACTGACAGTTTGGAACATGTTGGTTTAATCCTTAGAGGATAGCACTTATACAAGTCCTGGCCTTGAGGAATAAGTGTGTAAAGTCCCAGAATGTTAGAAGAGAGTTCCCTCTTTAAGCCAGAggatgtgtgtgcactttgCCAGGTATCAGCACTCTTCCTTTCCCTCTGCCAAGCAGAGAGCAGCACCTGTAGTTTTCTCCACGCTGTGCCATCCAGTGTCTGTGAGCTTGCTGCAGCTGTTTGCACGCTCTACATCGCTGAGCTGCGAGGCTCAGCCCTGAGAGGAACTCACTGCAGCCAGTCTTTGCTCGGACTCAGTCCTCATGCCTGGAAAAAATGTGCTGGAGAATACTTGGCAAGAGTCTGAGGCATTTCAAGAATTTtagaacagagcagagaggacacTGACTCTCTGCTACTGCCTTGCTTGTGTTCCCAACTCGTCTTGCAAAGTCCCGCTCATGTTCGTTTGAGGAGAGCCATAAGCTTGTGAACCTGCGAGTCAGTTATTCTCCACTGGGGCCTCAGCTTGTCCTGCTCTTGTCTCTGTGAGAGTATTTGCGCTGGGAGAGATCGACGCCTGCGGCCGTATCCCTGCGGGCTGATCTTGTCAACAGGGGCACTCCCGATCTTCAACTTGTTATTGAGCTGATGCAGGCGGTGGGCCAGGTCGTGCACTGTGCAGGTGCCCAGTGAACAACCTTGTCTTCTTGACTGGCTGGATGAGTTTTTCGACCTCTTGGTTCGGACACTGATGTCAGTGCtggaggacagaggaagagacaagagGACGTTAATCTCTGCTGCTCATTCCTGAGATGTGCATTCTCTACTCAAATATTGCAGAAggagtaaacatttaaatgagaaaagatgtttttcaggACGGCATGGTTTGTGTCTCACCTGGAATGTGGCAGCAAGGTATCCCTGATATCTTCTGGTCTGACTAAGTGCTCAGCCTCTGCTGTCTTCTCCACTGATACACTGTCAAGATCCCGTCTCAGTCTGCTCTCCAGCCATATGCTTAGCctggaagaggaggggaaaaaggtCCATCAGTCTCAGGTAGATAATCCAGTACACAGGTATCACATCTAGtatcacatgaaaacatatttcattatttgaatTGAATGACTCACCTTTTTTTCAACTGTGAATTCACTTCAAGTTCCACACAGTGTGCTACTGTCGCCAGAAGGCAGCAATAGAGGAAGGACTGGAAGATCACTTTCATTTTGGCTTCTATggagacaagagaaaaacattttttggttaattatcTTTGCAATGAATTAATATTTAACTGCATGAATTTCCTCCTGTCCCCCTGTGCATGTACAACTCGCTCATACAGTTGTCCCTCAAGTGCCACACTGAGATACTTGCTTACACAAGAGTCCAAAAGCCAAGTTATTTGCActtatcattcatttatttaaaaagttaagCTAAGGTCAGCTTTTGCTCGGTTAAGTAAACCTACAACTATCCTTTGGGCCTCTGGCCAACAGCACGAAGGACACTGTCTACCAATGAGGGGTTCAAAATAGGCTCTGCTCACAAGTTAAACAGAACCTGAAATGCAAGTCAACTCAGTCACTGCATTAAACAGAACAATAATACTTGATAAACTGGCTCTGTTGGATGCTTTACACTTTGAGGACAATTCCTTTACAGTCCCACAAATTAGGACCTGAACTGCTTATATAAGCAGACAGATAACCTGTCCTTGTCCCTACACTTGTGCCCTGACCTCATAAAAGCAAAGATAAAGCCATCAGCTTTGTGCAGAGCAAATCACAAATAAAATCTCCTTGAAAAGAAAGTGCCCGTACCTGTAGCTCCTCTGTTAGTTCAGTTGAATGGTGAAGCTCTTCTTGTAGAATCAGCTGTAAAAAGTACTCCACAGGTTTCTTGAAATTGCCTCTGGTTCTGTTCTGTAAGGCAGCTGTGTCACTCTGCTAATAGTCTCTACACACCAGGCTGGGAGCCTTTATACAGGAGGTGGGAGGggctcactgacacacactctctcatccTTTCCCCCCCGCCCTACCCACCAttaccactgctgctgctgctcatgtggGGCAACAACGCAACTCAGTGAAAACCCTCAGaatgaaaatctgaaaatttgaaaagtaattaaTAAGTTTTAGGAAAACTGCAATGAAGTCATTTGCCcagttttaaaacattaactttTTAACAGCTTATTATAGATGATGCAAGAACAGCCTAGAATTATCATAAAATGTTCTTCagaatgtgtttaatgtttttttttatgtgtaacaTATCAATGGCCATCAGTTACGTAAATCAAAAACCTTGTACATTCCCTGTACCAGAGAGTACAGTGTGTTCATGTATGGCTGCTTTCTATAGGTGCTATTAGAAATCTAAATGATCACAGGAGAAAAGGCTCGAACATTCATCTTGTTATGTTTGTACATTAAGGTCAGTTATATATTGTTCTTTTTGTTAACTATCCCCACACTTCAACTGGCTAAGTGTATGAAGTAAAATTTAAGGAATGTTTTCTAAAGTCTGCTTTTCAGGGGCACTCCCTGACACAGTGAACTTCCATGTCAGCTTCAAAAGTACAACACATGATGAATCTGAGATGTGGAAAGAAACAAGCATTGAATAACTGATTAAATATAGTAAGTATGCACGGCTGTAAACACAATATACTGACTGTATTTGTTAGTACAAGGCAAATATTTGACTCGAAGCTCAgcttactttatttttatatttggatAAATGAGAAGTGGAATTTTACAATGATGAGATAATTAACTGGAGCAATAATGTGCATTAAAAAGTGAAGGATATTGGCTGCTGGTTTGTTGCTGTAAAGGATTATAGGTAATATGTCTTCACTTTGGAATTCTTACACAAGAATCTGTCAGGTGATAATGAGAGAGCTATCGAGTCTGCCCCATAGCAGACACCATCCCCTCACATATTTGACTTCATGAGATGGTCACTATAATGAGTCACTCCAAACCAGAAAGAGCAGGTTTTTCCTGTCTTACTGTGAAGATATTGTATCGCAGAGTATTGAAAACTGTTTATTCTGCAGGGCTCAAAACAACAGCTCAGTGGAGTTCATGAGGCAGATGTCGGTAACAAGCCCCGGggggcagacacacaaagaaaaagccATCAAATAACCCACATTGGACGGGGTagcaatttttatttattgcagCTTTTATCCTACTGTCAAGTGTAGACAAAAGTTTTGTATTGTTACAATAAGATGAATTACACTTCAGAAAGACACACTCAGTGTATGAAATGTTGTAAAAATCAGAGAAAAACCACTTTGTTTTATCAGTGTAGAAATCCCAGAGTCAAAATTTCCATGCAGTATGGTGTAAATTAGTAGTATTTTCTATTTTGCTGTAATGCTTTCACTTTTTGATTCAGTTTCAGTGAAGGGGAAATACGATGCCTGAGACTTTTTCAACAACACTTTCAGTTCACTTCACATTCCATTCTAAAATGCCAGCATCTTCTGATACttataattttcatttttttgttgttttttttttccttaaacaAAACCTCCCTCAGTTTATTTATATCTCTTCCGTCCTCATTCCACACACAGtgtcatattaaaaaaaactatgaatgTCAAACACATGTGCTGTAAACCAGTGAATGTTTTGTAAGCACTTTATAATGATAATTGCCTCCAGCAGACAAGTAATGTCCTTTCCAGCATTTACAACAAGAGATTGTGAAATCACGACAACAAAATTCTGCTAATGCTTTTCGACTCCTTATATAGCAATAATTTGCTTGTCCTCCATGAAATTACGATCACCAGATGACTGACTGGCAGTATGGTACAACCTTTTAATTCAACTTTTGAGTGGGTATGAATGACTGGAAAGCTGAACAACTATTGTCGCGTGTGCCAGGAAAAGGAGGGTGTGAACATCAACAGCATTGATTGGACAGATGATTCATATCTGTAATAGACTGTGATGAACCTTAAGAGGTTTGTCTCCTGGAAATGTGTATTCTTCGATGTCCCACCAATTTATTTCACAATCGCACAGTGATTGTGACTTGGTTTAACTACTGGACCATCTCAGGGAAAACTAGAAGTAagatagagaaagaaaacagaactaaaacaacagcaaatacatgagacattaaaaagaagagtaaacagtgaaagaaactgcagcagagaTCGCCTGTTGTTTTCCTGCTAATGTTGACAGTGGGGCTAATTTGTGTGCACACTAGCTTAAGTACTGGTGCACATGTGCCATTCCCTGTGGCGGCTTTTCCTCTGCTCATAAATATTCAATGTTGTGCACAAACCGCATGAGTTTGCCCTGAGCCTCACACTCAATGTCAATGCCCCAAAACATTCAGCTTAATagagcagctttaaaacaatgtaaatgCCTCTGACAGCACCAAGAATGCTTTGCTCTTGCTTTGCTcgccacaaaacaaaaagcattaATTGAAATTGGATTAAATATCTGACCCACTGAGTAATCCGCCCCATCAGTTTAAATCAGCCAGCTTTTTCATATTAGGCGGTGAGGGGAATGTCAGCAGTTGAAGTAATGTATAACTAACATACTAACTGCACATATGACCAGTGGTTTCCTTCCAATTAAAGCTGTTAAGCCCACAGATGAATGAATATTAGCTCTATTGAAGTCTCCCCTAGAACAAAATCTTCCTGATAAATCTGCACCCACAGAACTTTTTATTAAGAACACTCGCCTATTAATGCAATTATCTAATCAGGTATTCAATGTGGCAGCAGTAGAACTTATTAAATCATGGTGATGCACATCAGGAGCTTCAGTTtatgttcacatcaaacatccGAATGTGGAAAACGTGATCCCAGTGACTTTGACCGTGGTGTGAGTGTTGGTGCCAGATGAGCTGGTTTGAGTACTTCTAAAACTGTTACTCTCTTGGGATTTAAAGGAAAAAGATCAGCAAAAATGTTCGTGCTGTGGATGATTTGTAGCTTACAGAAAAGTTACAGTTAAACTCTCTTTATTAACGCGGTGGGCAAAAATACACTTCAACAACATGTTGAACCTTGAGGTGGATGACAACAGGTGAAGAGCAGATCAGGTTCCTGAAGCCTGTCAGCCAAGAACAGAAGTCTGAGGCTCTAGAGTTAAAGAATGGAAAACGTAGCCTGGTCTAATGAATATAGATTTGTACAGAGGATGCTGATGTTAGAGTTAGAAGTCGGCATCAACAGCATGACTCTATGAACCTGAAGTCTTGTACAGGTTGCTTCTGGTGTGAAGAATGCTTTCTTGGCACACTTTGTGcctcattatattattatcaataaatcATGATTTGAATGTGTATCCCTTTTCCAATTCAGTGTCCTTtgatggctacttccagcaTGATAATGAACCATGTCACAAGTCACAAACCGGGTAATGACCATGACAGTGAATTCAATGAACTTAAGTGGCCTCCTCAGTCATCAGATATACATTCAACACACTTGAGATGCAGCAGAACAGGAACTTGAATGTGCAGTTGAAAAGAATCTgtaaaaatcatttcatttaaccATGTCAATGTGGAGTGGAACCGCAAAAGAACATTTCCAACAACTTGTGGAATCAATGCCACAAAAACCGAGGCCCCTCTGGGAGCAAAGGGATGAACTAAGCTAGAATTAGGATGGCGTTCTTAATAAAGTGCTTGTATATTGTCATAACATAAGCAGAGGGTAGCAAGTTTAAGAGTAGgataatattatttatctttaCCACAGTGATAGTTTAAccacatgatttatttattaaaccCAATCCAGTGAATGCTATTCAGCAGCTGTTGACTTTCACTTTGAGAGCAGCTTACAGAAGTCCTAAGGAATCATTAGGTCAAATCCAAAACTGTTATAATTTCCCTTTCTTAATTGCAACAACAAGGTAATAATCACTGTTATGATAAcatgtttcctgctgtgttgCCTCTATAAATATAATCACCGCAGTTATAATAATACACTGTATTATGTTGCAGTATGTTTGGCTGTCTCTGTTCTATAAAAAGAGGAGGGGGCCTGGTGCTTCGGGGCCAAAAAAGAGCCAGTGTTGGGACACAGTGCTGTATTTGTAAACTGGAGGGCCCACGCCCATGGATGTCTCCCGTCCTGCACGCAAGCGCAGTGAAACTCCTTCTGTCAAACATGGCTGTGCCTTGGAAGAAGGGAAAATGCTGAATTGTGTTGGTATATTTCGGGAAACGCAGCAGACATGGCTAGATTGGCTGACTATTTCATTGTCGTGGGATACGATCAGGAAAAAGCCGGTAAGTGTCGGCGGCGGGGCGGCGCGCAGATTGAGCTGCAAGGCTGAATTCTGTGTGTCCAGGCcgacagtgagtgtgtgtgtggtgatgttGATGCTACATAGCTTTGCCTTTAGCTTCACGTTAGCCGCACAGCTACCAGGCGAGACTGGGAACATGTTCtccttttgtttcctgtcttaCTGGCCCGATGCTGGGTGTGATCCGGCGGGTTTACGTGATTACGCCTGACGAGAAGCCGTCACTGGATCTTTAACCACGACTTGCTttgatatttgactttgatctAGCGAAACTTTTCATGGATTCAAAAAATGTGTCACATCCTGTCCCTGTCGATCGCGCCCCTGTCAGGTCCGGAGGCTGCTTTCACTGGCAGATAATCACACTCACTTTCTGAATGAAGCTCAGATGTGATCATACACGACCAAGCGCCTCgatcatatttgtttttctgatacAATCGATGTTGGCATTGGTGACTGGATCCAGTGTTGACATCcatgtttgatgtttttgttgCGTAATATTAGAAGCGGTGGTCATGCACTGTCCTGCACGCTCCACCTTGCATCCACTTTTACGCACTGCAGTCGCACTTGTCactgatttgttgtgttgtatttgtttttgccGGAAGAGAGCtccactttttttaaatgatgggCGTAACGTTTTGGAGCTGCATGAGAGGCAGTCCTTCTACCCAGCCTGATCTGTGCACATCTCTCCTCTATTCCTCTGCACTGGGACAGGAAGCTCCCCTTGCCTGTTGAGCCTCAGGTCCAGCCTTGCATTCTTCCCATCCATAAAAGCTTTTGTACACATTTCTAACATGATACATAACTGGATGAAAACTCTCTGAATgctcacatttcacattttccacattGCACCGTTTTATTGTCACTCATCTTATTGTGATGGTCCAGCCTCAGCGAGCAGCCCGGAGATTGTTAAAAAATATTCTGCTAATCTGCCTTAAGGGAGCAAAACTGAAATTGCTTGCCTCTTTTCAGTGGCGTCGATCCAGCACCATGTGTGTCAAAGAGGGGCCAGAGCAGCTGAATTCTCTTAGTCGCCATAGCTCACCATGCACAATAGGTAAACAGAGACTTTCATCATCTCTGCTTCCCAGCGCCAACTGACGAAtgcatttttgttatttttttgtgctCCGAGGATAAAATGTTCCTGGCGTCGCACGAAGAGACTCTGAATCGATTCACATTCAAGCCACAAGTGGACACAGGGACCATGAGTTGAGTTCTTTCTCCACTGGccactgatgatgatgttgatgatgatggtgtcGGTAGAGAGAACGAGCAATACAAATCTATTATCTCAGATTGTGGTTGATTGGGACGCTGTGACAGGCTTATGTTTCATCCTCATAAGCCTCTTTGAGGAAAGGAGTGATCCCCCCGCTCCttattgaaatgtatttgtctGCTTTCTTTATGCTTTGCTCAGTGTAATGAAGCGTATCGTATGTTGGTCTGGGTTTCAGCCCTGCAAAGATGTCCTCGTTTGTGAATGTGGTTGATTTTTCTCAGAAGGGGAGacttgaaaattactttttgattAGGaatacagaggaaaacaaagcaatGACTGTTTTTATTCCTCTTAACTATTCAGAGGAGAGCCGCTGCCCAGTGATGCTTATATAGAAACCACTTTGGTTGTGTGGAGCACATCGTCTAGACAACAGATTTTGCCTAACCATCTCACTTGTTAATACAAACCAGGGATCCCTTCCTACATGGGTCATCACCCAGCCTCCTGCACTGGGCTGGCTTGGGCTCCACTGGCCTGACCCACTTCTCATTGTTAGATTACTATGGATGGATCAGTTGGAAATAACGCTAAGCATGCAATCTGTTGAGGAATAGGCTCAGTTCCAATTTGTAGTGAGTCAGAattatactgtaaaaaaactaaaccagTGTCTGAGTTGACTGAATCTAAAGCTTAAAATAAAACCCTCTAGTTTTGTTTGTTAAGCATTGATGAGCATTGTTTGCATGAACCTGTGCATAAGAAGAAAGCTTCGCTTTTAAAGTAGGTCAAACCTGATATTTAGCTCCAGTAGGGGGGTGATGAAGCTTCTCTCTTGGTGACACAGGTCCATGTGAAGGAAGGAGCACAGACAGAGTTATCTCAAAAAACGCTGAATTGTAAAGCTGGTCTCTAAAGTTACCAGAAAAAGTATAACGTGCTATGTCGTAAAGATCCTTATTTGACTCTGTCTGGATTAACACCTTGCAACTGCAATGATCCAGTTTGACACTTTGCCtttattgtacttttatttGCTCTTTTGGAAGGAATATAAATCCAGGGTCTGTGTCTCCACCAAGAATATTTTCATCTTGAGACAGGTGACCTatttagaaaatatttattgGAAGTCACATAACTGATGGCCATTGTGCTTGCTGGAGcaagtgatttaaaacaaacagaaattgGAAGTGGGGCAGCACTGTAGTTTATTGTTGGCCTTAAAACCCTATTCCAGGTACgctgtttgtcattttagtGCGTCAGATATGTGAAAAATATCATGCAGTGTTGAAAGTGATAAAAGGCAGATTCCTTCATCAGAAATCTGACCAGAGTCTGTTTCCCTGGGGAACAATGTCAGGAGCCACAAACCTTGGAAATATTTTCATGAATAATGTTGGAATGTGAAAATCCTGGTTCAGATGGATACACACTCTGTTGAACCTGCTCTTCATTCTGTATTTTACGTTTGCAGTGGAACAACTTCTCTTTATTGGCAAGGGAACAGTTTGATGTGCTGTTCACCATAAATTCTAATTTGCcaagtgaaaaagagaaatttTCCCAGATGCTTTTCTCACACACTTTATTGGACGGATATCATCTGTCTTTATTGAATCAAACtgttattgaaatgtgtttcacaGACACTGTGCCCGATCTCCATCTCTGTGCGACATTATGGTCTGGATTTTCTGATCTGGACCTGGGGAATAGTTTATGTAACGttctgaaaaataacaaaagctaCTTCCAAATGACAGAGCAAAAAAATACTTCCATCTGTTGATATCTTTAGACTGGTTAATCTCATAAGATGTGTATATGTGGAGATGCAATGCAACCTTAAAATGTGGAGTTGTTTCTTTATCAGCCTGTACTGTAATTCACAAATCCCTTCAAAGGGCTGGGTAATAAAACtattaatattaacattatttataaccacagcaataaaacaaaagttgaGCATATATCCATATAATGCTGGTGTGTTTTAGTATAATAGGTATAATAAATAATTGGCTCTAATGTTCTACCACAGAAGTGTTGTTGTCTGcccataaagaagagtttaaaaccacaacattcacTGAGGActaaaaatcagtctttaaactacAAAGAATAACAATGGGATATTTATGGTCATTATTGTTGATAATGACTGAtatgaaatcttttattttcataaaatgtttCGACATATCGCGCAATATTTATATCCAAGATTGAGTCGATGCAGTTTTATTCTCTtaaactttcatttatttactttctctTACAACTTTGTTTTTGTACTGGTTCTCTTGACCCACCCACAaggaaagtgtttttaaaaaacatcctgTTTGTTGGGTTGTCTTGAAAGGTTTCTCTCTAAACTCTGTTATTAGAACTTTTCTTACCTTCCTCCCGAGGCTCTGAAGTCAAATTTGTGTTGGTCTGCATCAGTCCAGAGTTTCACTCTCTTTTTGATTAACTTGAAGTTCTGTCTGACTCCTGCTCATGTGTCTATTGGCTGTGTGCTGGCTTCTGATCATAACCGTGGCCACTTCATTTCTTAACGCTCCAGTGCCATTAATGTATGAAATTAAGGGCTTTTTCTAACAGTATTTTCTAGTTGGagcattaaatgaaaatgtgggTGTTTAAAATTGTTGACAGCAAATTTGATGAGTTTAAATTAAATGACACTTTTTCATAACTGAACACTTGACTTTTAAGTCAGAATATGGTTTTGGAAGTTGCCTGGCACTATGGATTTTAGATTTATAAACCCTGAGCCTTTGTTGGCAACAGAGTTGGATCAACAAAGCTCAACAACAATGTTTATCAATGCTTAGCAGCTGGATAAAAGCAAGATATGAACATATTAAGTTCTAGATTTGACAAGATAATGTCACACATTGTGTGGATACACTGGCGTTAGAGCACTTCTCTTGCCACAGCTGGAGTTGATGTCGATTCCATAGATGGCAGATCCTGAAGTGCTGCCAtgtgttgtgcttttttttctaaatggtTATTCAAGTAAAGTCAGGTTGTGTAGTTTGTTTTATCAGCAGTAGCATGATTGCATGCATTATGTCTTCATACGCATAATAGGTTAGTACTGTATAATATGATAATCAGACAAtaacagcaacaataacaaacTTCCTGagcattcattaatttatttaaattatccAGGGGTTTTCTGTTGAAAaatatttactttgactttttcacATTTGTCCCTTGACCTATAAATGGTTATGGTTCTCAGAAAAAGGAAACCCTCAAACATCTTTCAGACAGCTGTGGATGGCAAATGTCAGTCCTGTTATTTCAGCACCAACAGGCTGGTTGCGGTCAACGGATACATTTGTTTCTCAGGGTTAATGACTGACATagaattgttttgctttattttacaTCTTAGATTTGCTGCCTCCATTGATTGTCTTCTTGTCAGTGCCACATCTGGCAGCTTCACGATTGGATTTAAACTTTGCGCTGAGAGGTCTCCTCACCACAATGGAGGAGTTCCTTCCTCTCTGTTGTTGAGTTTAAAGCTGATATGTGGGGGAAACTCCACTGGCCACTGTTACTCTAAAGTCACTCTGTTGATAAAGTGTGATACAGTCAGAGCTTAGTGTT
This genomic interval carries:
- the adma gene encoding adrenomedullin a, coding for MKVIFQSFLYCCLLATVAHCVELEVNSQLKKRLSIWLESRLRRDLDSVSVEKTAEAEHLVRPEDIRDTLLPHSSTDISVRTKRSKNSSSQSRRQGCSLGTCTVHDLAHRLHQLNNKLKIGSAPVDKISPQGYGRRRRSLPAQILSQRQEQDKLRPQWRITDSQVHKLMALLKRT